TTGTATCGCCTCGAGCCACACTACCAAAAACTACCACTGCTTTAAGTAAATCATCAAGCTCTTTATTTAATTGGTGAGCAAGCTCTTTGGCTAATTTCACATCAGCCTCACTATAATGATACTTAACCTCGCGTTCCCTTGGTTTTAAAGAAATTTCTACCACTTAAGTCTCACCTCAAACAACTTCCTACACATCAGCGATCGGAATTCTGCCCTCTGCTCTTATATCATCTCTATTATTTATAAAACTTTACTCTTCTTGTGCTATACATTTTTTGTTGCGTTTTGTCAACAACGGCGAAGGTTTATTGCGCGCTCTGCGCAGCAAACGTTTATCATCAAACGCGGTGATTCCTTTGCTAACGCTTCGGAATGCGTTTGATTCATTGGCTCTTCACGGCCGTGATGTTGACGTTGATTTCTTACTCTAAAGGAATTTCAGACCATAAACTCCATTCATTACTCGGTGCATACGCTCCAAAAATATAATTTGGGGGTGCTCTATAACCTGCAGCGCCACCTTTCCCACCATAAATATTTCCAAATGAGTTACCACCAGTAGGCGCGCCAAAATGATAACCACTACCCGTACTTGCGCCAAATTCACTCCACAACGAATACTGTGTTGAACCTGGATTAAAACCTTCTTCCTCATGACCCTCCGAAACAATAGATCCTGAAAAACCCATCTTCTGCATTGCTTTAACACCATCTGCTGTTGGAAAAATACCTTCGCCAACCGGTAAATGACGATGATCGCCACTTGCACTATCAACTACTTGTACACTACCAACAACACCTTCTTTACCTAAATACTCCATTTGATTCATAAACCATTTGTTAAAACGCTGCAAACGATGAGCTTCAGATTCTTGCTTACCCTCTTTAGGAAAATGATTATACCACATCGATAAATGAGCCGTATCCATAACACCTTTGATGTGTTCTTTAGCCATTTCTTGCATTTTTTTATCATCATATTGACTTCGATATACTGGATCTTGTTTCATCTTTTCAATCATTTTTCGTCGAGAAGACTTAATAATTTCAACAAACTCTTCAGGATGACCACCATAACCCGTTGGCCAACCAAGCTCAGGACCAACATAAATAGGATTAGCAACTTGATGACGCTTTGTTGTCTCCATTGCTTCTAACCCTAGTTCAGCATAAGAATCAAACGTTTTTTGTTTTGCAAAATCTTCAACAGGCTTTACATGCTCCATAGTATCCCAAATTGCATTCGCTTGACCATCAGCAGTACTTGCTGCTTCATGAATATGTTGCACACCCATACGAAGTTGATCAATTTGATCTTGACGTTCTTGACTTTTAGGAATAATATTTCCCCTATTATCGGTTGTTACCAAACCTAATTCTTTTAATTGATTAATATCTTTATTCCCTTCTAATTCGCGATAGTGTTTTTGTTCTTCTTCAAAACGTTTTAACGCATCAATTTCTGACTTGTAACGCTGAGAATAATAAATAGATTGTCCACGACTTTGCGTATACTGATTTTCTAATTGAACACGCCCATACCATTCTTCAGGAGAAAGATTCAAACCTAATTCTTTATTTCGCTCTTGCGCATAAGTTTTAAAAGCACGCCAATCAAGCTGACGAGACTTAAATTCTTTGCTCGCATCATCCCAAACAGGAACTCTATTCATTAAAAATTCTTTACTTGTCGGATCACCAGATAATTTATTTCCATGAATATCTAAATAATCTCCCTTATTATACGTTATACCGTCTTCACCAACACCGTGACTGTCTGCTCGCCTCCATTCAGGAACAGCAATCATAGCATTACCTCTTGCCCTGTCAAGTTGACCGGTTTGAAATTGTTGCACTACATTACCCGTTCTGTCATCAACCAAGGTTTTTACAACATCTTTATTTTCATCCCAACCATCAAAATCAATAAACTTATTTTTTCCTTTATTAAAATTAGCATCACCAATACCACGAGTAAATTCTTGACTCCAAATATCAACACCCCCTCCAGCACCAATATCAGCTGCAAAAACAATAGCATCACGCACATGCTGCATGTCAGACTTACGCTTCTGCTCGCTAAAACCACCCTGACGAGGATCAAAACCACTTAAGTTTGTCATGTCTTGCG
This DNA window, taken from Candidatus Woesearchaeota archaeon, encodes the following:
- a CDS encoding sugar phosphate isomerase/epimerase is translated as MTSYYTNLDRYMMPQEQNRFLSGKTTGSQGAPKLSEPIIPISKLGATFGENNPQGQADVLGSMLSSIRKGTGVLQLALSTPVGTQMGGGVSSIGKEKRQAIKEVLKASGATWEGLEFSPQDMTNLSGFDPRQGGFSEQKRKSDMQHVRDAIVFAADIGAGGGVDIWSQEFTRGIGDANFNKGKNKFIDFDGWDENKDVVKTLVDDRTGNVVQQFQTGQLDRARGNAMIAVPEWRRADSHGVGEDGITYNKGDYLDIHGNKLSGDPTSKEFLMNRVPVWDDASKEFKSRQLDWRAFKTYAQERNKELGLNLSPEEWYGRVQLENQYTQSRGQSIYYSQRYKSEIDALKRFEEEQKHYRELEGNKDINQLKELGLVTTDNRGNIIPKSQERQDQIDQLRMGVQHIHEAASTADGQANAIWDTMEHVKPVEDFAKQKTFDSYAELGLEAMETTKRHQVANPIYVGPELGWPTGYGGHPEEFVEIIKSSRRKMIEKMKQDPVYRSQYDDKKMQEMAKEHIKGVMDTAHLSMWYNHFPKEGKQESEAHRLQRFNKWFMNQMEYLGKEGVVGSVQVVDSASGDHRHLPVGEGIFPTADGVKAMQKMGFSGSIVSEGHEEEGFNPGSTQYSLWSEFGASTGSGYHFGAPTGGNSFGNIYGGKGGAAGYRAPPNYIFGAYAPSNEWSLWSEIPLE